Proteins from one Cellulosilyticum lentocellum DSM 5427 genomic window:
- a CDS encoding GntR family transcriptional regulator, with product MLIELDFNSEKPIYEQLYEAIILAMANGELAPNESLPSVRSLGEEIGINLHTVNKAYNLLKEEGYIQMDRRKGALVSSLPIQASPKTEAELEDAFALLTAKAKLMGHNEAYLLNRLSHYYKQTGGVQND from the coding sequence ATGCTTATAGAACTCGATTTTAATAGCGAAAAACCTATTTATGAACAACTTTACGAAGCGATCATCTTAGCTATGGCTAATGGTGAATTAGCGCCTAATGAATCTCTCCCTTCTGTTAGGAGCTTAGGTGAAGAGATTGGCATTAACCTGCATACTGTTAATAAAGCTTATAATTTACTCAAAGAAGAAGGTTATATTCAGATGGACAGACGGAAAGGTGCTCTTGTAAGTTCACTTCCTATTCAGGCCTCACCTAAAACTGAAGCTGAATTAGAGGACGCTTTTGCCCTACTTACTGCTAAAGCTAAGCTAATGGGCCACAATGAAGCTTATTTGCTAAACCGCCTATCTCATTATTACAAGCAAACAGGAGGTGTTCAAAATGACTAA